One genomic segment of Chitinophaga parva includes these proteins:
- a CDS encoding M16 family metallopeptidase yields the protein MSKLSFRGCAALCALTTLGAGAPLQGHAQSLPLDPAVHTGKLANGFTYYIRKNTAPRNRVTFYLVNKIGSMQETEAQRGLAHMMEHMSFNGTTHYPKNELVEYLQKSGVRFGADLNAYTAFDETVYQLPLPSDDSSIVRNGLQIMRDWAGEATLDPTEIDKERGVVLEEKRLRNGAQQRFQDQMMPLQVNHSRYADRLPIGLESVLKTFTPETIRSFYKDWYRPDLQALIVVGDIDVATMEAQVKQMFATLKNPAKEKKREYYTIALTGKNQFMALTDAEQQRTQVQVMIKQPELVIRNREDYRRFIVMQMMNGALQERFQQITTQGNPPFLQVQAGLGGFMGGLDAFTVNIAPKPGQLKEAFNMVWTEVQRMQRFGVTAAELERGKKNFLQEFEAAWKERDKTPSDSYVKEYVQYFLKGAASPGIDAEYALVKTLVPGITLDDVKALAKQAIRDTDRDIYMEAPEKDKASLPDAATVDGWIAAVARAPLQPWQEAATGQSLLETMPVAGHILQRSGPDSLGVYTCVLSNGIKVLVKPTDYKNDQVMISAFSAGGTSVYPDPLFMSASNAAQLVAANGLGNMDPVALSKLLTGKNAMMQPFIQERYQGFQGGASPADLETALQLLYLEVTAPRKDTNIFNGLISRAKASLAGRGNNPDAVFADTAAAIMGMHHYRRQPLTEARLEEVKLDEAYRVYKESFANAGLLTFVLVGNIDTARLYPLLEQYVASLPGHAGTSDWKDLGIHIPEGKVNATVYKGNDNKAVVNLVFSGTYAYNADNNMQLTALGSILQFRITERIRETEGGAYSPRAGVTYNKLPEGRYAFSVQITCAPANVEKLIAATKEEMDKLKTNGPSEDDVAKFVAETRRSQELQLRDNGFWMQYLVGRLQNGDPMNAVLHFDERLAMVTRASVQQTAAKYFTNENEVRLVHLPEAK from the coding sequence ATGTCTAAACTCAGCTTCCGTGGCTGCGCGGCTCTCTGCGCGCTGACCACACTGGGCGCGGGCGCTCCTTTGCAGGGGCATGCCCAGTCGCTTCCCCTGGACCCTGCCGTACATACCGGGAAACTTGCCAACGGCTTTACGTATTACATCCGCAAGAATACAGCGCCCAGGAACCGGGTTACTTTTTACCTGGTGAACAAGATCGGTTCCATGCAGGAAACAGAAGCCCAGCGTGGCCTGGCGCATATGATGGAGCACATGAGCTTTAATGGTACGACGCACTATCCAAAAAATGAACTGGTGGAATACCTGCAGAAATCAGGTGTGCGCTTTGGTGCAGACCTGAATGCCTACACCGCTTTTGATGAAACCGTATACCAGTTGCCCCTGCCTTCGGATGATAGCAGTATTGTGCGCAACGGCTTGCAGATCATGCGCGACTGGGCCGGGGAAGCCACGCTGGATCCCACGGAGATAGACAAGGAGCGTGGCGTGGTGCTGGAGGAGAAGCGCCTGCGCAATGGCGCCCAGCAACGTTTCCAGGATCAGATGATGCCCTTGCAGGTAAACCATAGCCGCTATGCGGATCGCCTGCCCATAGGCCTGGAAAGTGTGCTCAAAACCTTCACCCCGGAAACCATCCGTTCTTTTTACAAGGACTGGTACCGCCCGGACCTGCAGGCGCTGATCGTGGTGGGTGATATTGATGTGGCCACGATGGAGGCGCAGGTAAAGCAAATGTTTGCCACTTTGAAAAATCCTGCAAAAGAAAAGAAGCGGGAGTACTACACCATCGCCCTTACCGGCAAGAACCAGTTCATGGCGCTTACCGATGCGGAACAGCAACGTACGCAGGTACAGGTGATGATCAAACAACCGGAACTGGTGATCCGCAACCGGGAAGATTACCGCCGCTTTATTGTTATGCAGATGATGAATGGCGCACTGCAGGAACGTTTCCAGCAGATCACCACGCAGGGCAATCCACCTTTCCTGCAGGTACAGGCCGGCCTGGGTGGCTTCATGGGCGGCCTGGATGCTTTTACGGTGAACATAGCCCCTAAGCCCGGGCAACTGAAGGAAGCATTCAACATGGTATGGACGGAGGTGCAGCGTATGCAGCGCTTTGGCGTTACGGCAGCAGAACTGGAACGTGGTAAAAAGAACTTCCTGCAGGAGTTTGAAGCCGCCTGGAAAGAGCGGGATAAAACGCCTTCCGATTCCTACGTGAAAGAATATGTGCAGTACTTCCTGAAGGGCGCCGCCTCCCCGGGTATTGATGCAGAGTATGCATTGGTAAAAACACTTGTACCCGGCATCACCTTAGACGATGTGAAAGCCCTGGCAAAACAAGCCATCAGGGACACCGATCGGGATATTTACATGGAAGCGCCGGAGAAAGATAAAGCATCCCTGCCCGATGCCGCAACCGTAGATGGTTGGATAGCCGCGGTGGCCCGTGCGCCGCTGCAGCCCTGGCAGGAAGCCGCTACCGGTCAAAGCTTGCTGGAAACCATGCCGGTGGCCGGCCACATCCTGCAACGCAGCGGGCCGGATAGCCTGGGTGTGTATACCTGTGTGCTGAGTAACGGGATCAAGGTGTTGGTTAAACCTACGGACTATAAAAATGACCAGGTGATGATCTCCGCATTCAGCGCAGGCGGCACCTCCGTATATCCTGACCCGTTATTTATGTCGGCTTCTAACGCGGCGCAGCTGGTGGCGGCCAATGGCCTGGGCAATATGGATCCGGTGGCGTTATCAAAGTTACTGACCGGTAAGAATGCCATGATGCAGCCCTTTATCCAGGAGCGTTACCAGGGCTTCCAGGGTGGTGCCAGTCCTGCAGACCTGGAAACGGCGCTGCAGCTACTTTACCTGGAGGTGACCGCGCCGCGCAAGGATACCAATATTTTCAACGGCCTTATAAGCCGCGCCAAAGCCAGCCTCGCGGGCCGCGGCAATAACCCCGATGCGGTATTTGCAGATACCGCCGCCGCGATCATGGGCATGCATCACTACCGCCGCCAGCCGCTCACGGAAGCCAGGCTGGAAGAGGTGAAGCTGGATGAGGCCTACCGCGTGTACAAAGAAAGCTTTGCCAATGCGGGCCTGCTCACTTTTGTATTGGTGGGTAATATTGATACCGCCCGCCTTTATCCGCTGCTGGAACAGTACGTAGCATCACTGCCAGGACATGCAGGCACCAGTGACTGGAAAGACCTGGGCATCCATATCCCGGAAGGCAAGGTGAATGCCACGGTGTACAAAGGCAATGATAACAAGGCGGTGGTGAACCTGGTGTTCAGTGGTACATATGCATACAATGCAGACAATAATATGCAGTTGACCGCCCTCGGATCCATCCTGCAGTTCCGTATTACGGAACGTATCCGCGAAACAGAGGGAGGCGCTTATTCTCCCCGCGCCGGCGTTACTTACAATAAGCTGCCGGAAGGCCGCTATGCCTTCTCCGTGCAGATCACCTGCGCACCTGCTAACGTGGAAAAACTGATCGCTGCTACCAAAGAAGAGATGGACAAGTTGAAGACCAATGGCCCCAGCGAAGATGATGTAGCCAAGTTTGTGGCGGAAACCCGCCGCAGCCAGGAGTTACAGCTGCGTGACAATGGCTTCTGGATGCAATACCTGGTGGGCCGTTTGCAAAACGGCGACCCGATGAACGCAGTATTGCATTTTGATGAAAGGCTGGCCATGGTAACCAGGGCAAGCGTGCAACAAACCGCTGCAAAATATTTTACCAATGAAAATGAAGTCCGGCTGGTACACCTGCCGGAAGCGAAATAA
- a CDS encoding NAD(P)H-binding protein, producing the protein MNITITGSLGNISRPLATQLIAAGHHVTIISSNPGKTDAIRALGATPAIGSVNDEAFLATAFHGADAVYTMVPPDFSAPNYIDYVAGTARNYASAIRVNGITRVVNLSSIGAHLESGTGMISGLHQAEQVLNQLEGVHLTHVRAPFFYTNFMGNVDMIKHRGIIGSNYAGRLLLVHPADIADVVAAELQQPGQGRQVRYLVSDERNTSEIAEVLGAAVGKPGLPWVQFTNEQLLQGLTGSGMPAPIASLFVEMGTAVHSGALWTDFDAHRPAAAQRRPLEVFAKEFATRF; encoded by the coding sequence ATGAACATCACCATCACCGGTTCACTGGGCAACATCAGCCGCCCACTGGCCACCCAACTGATAGCTGCCGGTCACCATGTAACCATCATCAGCAGCAACCCCGGCAAAACCGATGCCATCCGTGCGCTGGGAGCCACCCCTGCCATTGGCTCCGTTAATGACGAAGCTTTCCTGGCCACCGCTTTCCATGGGGCAGACGCCGTGTACACCATGGTACCCCCGGACTTTTCCGCGCCCAATTACATTGACTACGTGGCTGGTACCGCCCGCAATTACGCCAGCGCGATCCGTGTGAATGGTATTACCCGCGTGGTAAACCTGAGCAGCATAGGCGCCCACCTGGAAAGCGGCACGGGCATGATCTCCGGCCTGCACCAGGCGGAGCAGGTGCTGAACCAACTGGAAGGCGTTCACCTCACCCACGTGCGCGCGCCCTTCTTTTACACCAATTTCATGGGTAACGTGGACATGATCAAGCACCGGGGCATCATTGGCTCCAACTATGCCGGTCGCCTGCTGCTGGTGCATCCGGCAGATATTGCCGATGTAGTGGCAGCGGAGCTGCAGCAACCCGGCCAGGGCAGGCAGGTGCGCTACCTGGTAAGTGATGAACGCAATACCAGCGAGATCGCGGAAGTGCTGGGCGCCGCCGTGGGCAAGCCGGGACTGCCCTGGGTACAATTTACCAACGAGCAACTGCTGCAGGGGCTTACCGGCAGTGGCATGCCGGCGCCCATTGCCAGCCTGTTTGTAGAAATGGGGACCGCCGTACACAGTGGGGCGCTGTGGACAGATTTTGATGCTCACCGCCCCGCCGCCGCACAACGCCGCCCGCTGGAAGTGTTTGCAAAAGAATTTGCCACCCGCTTTTAA
- a CDS encoding winged helix-turn-helix transcriptional regulator, whose product MTAIKKTSTIQENKALTFQQCPVTYLMERIGGYWKPIILFNLLSGPKRYSEIRKSMPSITEKVLIQQLKQLEADSLLTREAKPVVPPYVTYSLTEAGWRLREVLVAMATWSIEDGHRKGVYWEGNIADIPDARVQAS is encoded by the coding sequence ATGACCGCGATCAAGAAAACATCCACCATCCAGGAAAATAAAGCACTTACCTTCCAGCAGTGCCCTGTTACGTATCTCATGGAGCGCATAGGCGGCTACTGGAAGCCCATCATCCTGTTCAACCTACTCTCCGGCCCCAAGCGCTACAGCGAGATCCGGAAGTCCATGCCTTCCATTACGGAGAAGGTATTGATCCAGCAACTGAAGCAGCTGGAAGCAGACAGCCTGCTTACCCGGGAGGCAAAACCGGTGGTGCCGCCTTACGTAACTTACAGCCTCACAGAAGCCGGCTGGAGGCTGCGGGAAGTGCTGGTAGCCATGGCAACATGGTCTATAGAAGACGGGCACCGGAAAGGCGTATACTGGGAGGGTAATATTGCCGATATACCCGACGCGCGTGTGCAGGCATCTTAG
- a CDS encoding sensor histidine kinase — translation MHAIDIKALMAQKMVEEIEDYAVLLLDTEGKIASWNRGAQKVKGYTADEIVGQHFHVFYTPEDQEAGRPYRLINIARNTGSARDEGWRVRKDGTRFWGSIVITAIHDDDGEVIGFTKVTRDLTAQKEYTDRLRASEERYSRMVEAVQDYAILLLDTEGGIQNWNIGAEKLKGYTAAEIIGRHFRIFYPEKDRQHQLPEALLAMARLQGRAHHEGWRMRKDGSLFWGSIVITALHNDAGEVIGFSKVTKDLTANKKAEEAQERYLQQLEDRNREMEQLTYIASHDLQQPLRTITNFLSMFEHKYAPLVDEHGHLYISLVMKAAVRMRELIRAILEYSTLGANKVIATVHSAELLEEVKQDLHDMISTTGAVVEGQNMPVLQGYRLELRQLLQNLVSNAIKFRRPGEVPHVTVTAERSRNRWIFCVKDNGIGMEEPAMSKIFMMFQRLHSKDQYPGAGIGLAYAKKIVALHNGQIWVESTPGHGSRFYFSIPFTQ, via the coding sequence ATGCATGCCATTGATATCAAGGCGCTGATGGCCCAGAAAATGGTGGAGGAGATCGAAGACTATGCTGTATTGCTGCTGGATACAGAGGGCAAGATTGCCAGTTGGAACCGCGGCGCACAGAAAGTAAAGGGATATACCGCCGATGAAATAGTGGGCCAACACTTTCATGTGTTCTATACCCCGGAGGACCAGGAGGCCGGCCGGCCGTACCGCCTCATCAATATAGCCCGCAACACCGGCTCCGCCCGTGATGAGGGCTGGCGCGTACGTAAAGATGGCACCCGCTTCTGGGGCAGCATCGTGATCACCGCCATCCACGATGATGATGGGGAGGTGATAGGCTTCACTAAAGTTACACGCGACCTTACCGCACAAAAGGAATATACAGACCGCCTGCGGGCTTCTGAAGAACGCTACAGCCGCATGGTGGAAGCGGTACAGGATTATGCCATCCTCCTCCTGGATACGGAAGGTGGTATACAGAACTGGAACATTGGCGCGGAGAAATTAAAGGGCTACACGGCCGCAGAGATCATCGGGCGCCATTTCCGTATTTTCTATCCCGAGAAGGACCGCCAGCACCAGTTGCCGGAAGCACTGCTGGCCATGGCCAGGCTACAGGGCCGCGCTCATCATGAAGGCTGGCGCATGCGCAAGGATGGCAGCCTGTTCTGGGGCAGCATCGTGATCACAGCCCTGCACAATGATGCCGGTGAAGTGATCGGGTTTTCCAAAGTGACCAAAGACCTCACCGCCAATAAAAAAGCGGAGGAGGCGCAGGAGCGCTACCTGCAGCAACTGGAAGACCGCAACCGGGAAATGGAGCAGCTCACTTACATTGCTTCGCACGACCTGCAACAACCCCTGCGCACTATCACCAATTTCCTCAGCATGTTTGAGCACAAATATGCGCCCCTGGTGGACGAGCACGGACACCTTTACATATCGCTGGTAATGAAGGCCGCGGTACGCATGCGGGAGCTGATCCGCGCTATCCTGGAATACTCCACGCTGGGGGCCAACAAAGTGATTGCCACCGTGCATTCCGCGGAACTGCTGGAGGAAGTAAAGCAGGACCTGCATGATATGATCAGCACCACCGGCGCTGTTGTAGAGGGGCAAAACATGCCAGTTTTACAAGGCTACCGCCTGGAACTGCGCCAGCTATTGCAAAACCTGGTGAGCAACGCTATTAAGTTCCGCCGCCCGGGAGAAGTGCCCCATGTAACGGTGACGGCAGAACGCAGTCGCAACCGTTGGATCTTTTGTGTGAAAGACAATGGCATTGGCATGGAGGAACCCGCCATGTCCAAGATCTTTATGATGTTCCAGCGCCTGCACTCCAAGGACCAGTACCCCGGCGCGGGTATAGGCCTGGCCTATGCAAAGAAGATCGTGGCCCTGCATAATGGGCAGATCTGGGTGGAGTCTACACCAGGCCATGGCAGCCGCTTTTATTTTTCTATCCCTTTTACCCAATAA
- a CDS encoding ABC transporter permease: MLRNYLTVALRQLSRHRGYAIINIMGLTLAITCSLLIFLVVSWHFSFDRFHTKASRIYQATTILNDGNVNHFAGVPGPLAKAIRQEFAFVENTARIVTYPNTLVSTTQHGTVQKYMEAGGVAFTGPSFFKIFDFPLLLGDPNALQGPGGALLTETTARKYFGNPAAALGQTIRFKNKIDFIVKGVLRDLPGNTDVTAKVFVSDANLAQENPFTASDSSWDGFYGRCLAYVLVKPGTTPAQMQAALKQVVQKNYKPDEITRQGWAFEMIPLQDAHFFSGYREHANKKNLWTLAAIAAFILLTACVNFINLSTARALNRAREIGVRKVMGSLRRQLVGQFLLETAIITLLSVLLSVLITIILLPALNDMVKVQLSLRQLYSPAVLVFLPLLVIMVTLLAGAYPGLVMARFQPVQSLRGGISQQQVGGFSLRRVLVVLQFTISQVLIIGAVVVAWQMYYAVHADLGFQRNAVVMVNVPEQHRLQLQTLRTRLQHIPGVYKASVFFMPPASTSGNATTVQFEARPQPESWYVDEKDADDQYLSTFGLQLVAGRNFFPADSAKEFVVNEKFVKLLGIATPADVIGHQVSIDAGSGVGTIVGVVKNFYNSSFHNEIGPVVIMPNYHQYTHCAVVTDPEHIPEVLKSLSALWATEFPNAVFTYEFIDDHIARFYEQDYVILRLVEVFTAIAVFIGCLGLYGLAAFLAVNKTREIGVRKVLGAGLHQILWLFGKEFSRLLLLAFVVAAPLGWYAATRYLEQFKYHITPGPGIFLLSFAGTGLVAICTVGYLSVRAALANPVKSLASA; the protein is encoded by the coding sequence ATGCTCCGTAACTACCTCACAGTAGCCCTCCGCCAGCTAAGCCGCCACCGCGGCTATGCCATCATCAATATCATGGGCCTCACCCTGGCCATTACCTGCTCCCTGCTGATCTTCCTGGTGGTAAGCTGGCACTTTAGTTTCGACCGTTTTCATACAAAGGCCAGCCGCATTTACCAGGCTACCACTATCCTCAATGACGGCAACGTCAATCATTTTGCCGGTGTGCCGGGCCCCCTGGCCAAGGCGATACGGCAGGAATTTGCTTTCGTGGAAAACACCGCCCGCATTGTTACCTATCCCAACACGCTGGTGAGCACCACGCAGCATGGCACCGTGCAGAAGTACATGGAAGCAGGCGGCGTAGCCTTTACCGGGCCCTCCTTCTTTAAAATATTTGATTTCCCCCTGCTGCTGGGCGATCCCAACGCGTTACAGGGGCCCGGCGGTGCATTACTAACGGAAACCACTGCACGTAAATATTTTGGAAACCCCGCCGCTGCGCTGGGGCAAACGATCCGTTTTAAGAACAAGATAGATTTCATTGTAAAGGGCGTGCTGCGCGATCTGCCAGGTAATACCGATGTAACCGCAAAGGTGTTTGTGTCTGATGCCAACCTTGCCCAGGAAAATCCCTTCACCGCCAGCGATAGCAGCTGGGATGGATTCTATGGGCGGTGCCTGGCCTATGTGCTCGTGAAGCCGGGTACCACGCCCGCACAAATGCAAGCCGCATTGAAGCAGGTGGTACAAAAGAACTACAAGCCGGATGAGATCACCCGCCAGGGCTGGGCATTTGAAATGATACCCTTGCAGGATGCCCACTTCTTCAGCGGGTACCGGGAGCATGCCAATAAGAAGAACCTCTGGACACTGGCCGCTATCGCGGCTTTCATACTGCTCACCGCGTGTGTCAATTTTATAAATCTCAGCACGGCCCGGGCGCTGAACCGTGCCCGGGAAATAGGGGTGCGTAAAGTAATGGGAAGCCTGCGCCGCCAGCTGGTAGGCCAGTTCCTGCTGGAAACTGCCATCATCACGTTGCTATCCGTGTTGTTGTCCGTATTGATCACTATTATCTTATTGCCCGCGCTTAATGATATGGTGAAGGTGCAGCTTAGCCTTCGCCAGCTGTATAGTCCTGCGGTATTGGTTTTCCTGCCCCTGCTGGTCATCATGGTCACCTTGCTGGCGGGCGCTTATCCCGGGCTGGTGATGGCGCGTTTCCAGCCGGTACAGTCGCTCAGGGGCGGGATATCCCAACAGCAGGTTGGTGGGTTCTCCCTGCGGCGGGTGCTGGTAGTGTTGCAGTTCACCATTTCACAGGTGTTGATCATTGGCGCAGTGGTGGTGGCCTGGCAAATGTACTATGCCGTGCATGCAGACTTAGGTTTCCAGCGCAATGCGGTGGTGATGGTCAATGTACCGGAGCAGCACCGCCTGCAGCTTCAGACATTGCGTACCCGGTTACAGCACATTCCTGGTGTGTACAAAGCCAGTGTGTTCTTTATGCCGCCTGCCTCCACTTCCGGCAATGCTACCACCGTGCAGTTTGAAGCACGCCCGCAGCCGGAAAGCTGGTACGTGGATGAGAAAGATGCGGATGACCAGTACCTCTCCACCTTTGGGCTGCAACTGGTAGCGGGCCGCAACTTTTTCCCGGCAGATTCCGCGAAAGAATTTGTGGTCAATGAAAAGTTTGTAAAGCTCCTGGGTATTGCAACGCCGGCTGATGTCATAGGCCACCAGGTAAGCATTGATGCGGGCAGTGGCGTGGGTACTATTGTAGGGGTGGTGAAGAATTTTTACAACTCTTCTTTTCATAACGAGATAGGGCCGGTGGTGATCATGCCTAACTATCATCAATATACGCACTGCGCCGTGGTAACAGATCCGGAACATATTCCGGAAGTATTGAAATCCCTGTCTGCGCTCTGGGCTACCGAATTTCCCAACGCGGTGTTTACTTACGAATTTATAGATGATCACATTGCCCGGTTCTATGAGCAGGATTATGTGATCTTGCGCCTGGTGGAAGTATTTACAGCGATCGCGGTGTTCATTGGCTGTTTGGGGCTGTATGGCCTGGCTGCCTTCCTGGCGGTAAACAAGACCCGTGAAATAGGCGTACGCAAGGTATTGGGTGCCGGTTTGCACCAGATCCTCTGGCTGTTTGGAAAGGAATTCAGCCGCCTGCTGTTGCTGGCATTTGTAGTGGCAGCGCCCCTGGGCTGGTATGCGGCCACCCGTTACCTCGAGCAATTCAAGTATCACATCACGCCAGGTCCCGGCATCTTCCTGCTTTCGTTTGCAGGTACCGGGCTGGTGGCCATTTGCACGGTGGGCTACCTGTCTGTAAGGGCCGCCCTGGCTAATCCTGTGAAGAGCCTTGCCAGCGCATGA
- a CDS encoding ABC transporter ATP-binding protein, translated as MQSEVILQADKIGKYFYDPEKFRVLNDISFTVNQGEFVTLVGKSGSGKSTLLYILSTMDTEYDGTLSIHNQQITGMKQNSLAALRNEKIGFVFQFHYLLPEFSCLRNVMIPALRLGRYSRKEIEERAYEKLKMLGLEDQALKLSAKLSGGQQQRVAIARALINDPLIIMGDEPTGNLDSKNTGIVFDILQDLAHNYHQTIVAVTHDNDFAHRSDRTIEMQDGHIITTQKQF; from the coding sequence ATGCAGTCAGAAGTTATTTTGCAGGCGGATAAAATAGGTAAATATTTCTATGACCCCGAAAAGTTCCGGGTACTGAATGATATTTCCTTTACCGTGAACCAGGGTGAATTTGTAACCCTGGTGGGCAAGTCCGGCAGTGGAAAGTCAACCCTGCTCTACATCCTGTCTACCATGGATACGGAATATGATGGCACACTCTCCATACACAACCAGCAGATAACCGGCATGAAGCAGAACAGCCTGGCGGCCCTGCGCAATGAGAAGATCGGTTTTGTATTCCAGTTCCACTACCTGTTGCCAGAGTTCAGTTGCCTGCGCAACGTAATGATACCGGCGCTAAGACTGGGCAGATACTCCCGGAAAGAAATTGAAGAAAGGGCTTATGAAAAGCTGAAGATGCTGGGCCTTGAAGACCAGGCCCTGAAACTCTCCGCCAAGCTCTCCGGTGGGCAACAGCAACGGGTAGCCATTGCCCGCGCGCTCATCAACGACCCGCTGATCATCATGGGTGATGAGCCTACCGGCAACCTGGATAGCAAAAACACGGGCATTGTGTTTGACATCCTGCAGGACCTGGCACACAACTACCACCAGACCATTGTGGCCGTGACGCACGACAATGATTTTGCCCACCGCAGCGACCGTACCATTGAGATGCAGGACGGCCATATCATCACTACCCAAAAGCAGTTTTGA
- a CDS encoding ABC transporter permease: MADKHRHNIDSEISLTYITTSRKLTAVASLGVTIGVAIYIFMNSMAAGFSKKSDATMFKNVPHVRVYKDDEISAPLRAGAGNGALPVIVNPRVVPESQKIINPDQVLALLRQQPEVVIATPQVGVDVFYNSGRTQIAGTASGVIIEEADKMFSIAETMVEGRMEDLKSTPNGILVGVGVAQKMSVKTGDNITITSSRNVTKVMKVVGMFKTSNSNIDKTKSYINISTARQLKLESPSYVSDIDVNVKDYDNAARYSAQLSFLTGYKAEDWKAANETLVAAARMRTILINVISMSILLVAGFGIYNILNMTINQKINEIAILKAMGFQGRDVVRIFVQQAMMIGLGGIVMGSLLCSLLVYALQHVYVGGDIGYFPIHFEPQMYTRGIIFGLIITFFAGYFPARKASNVDPVSIFRK; this comes from the coding sequence ATGGCAGACAAGCACAGGCATAACATTGATTCGGAGATCTCGCTCACATACATCACTACCAGCCGCAAACTCACGGCGGTGGCGTCACTGGGCGTTACCATCGGTGTGGCCATTTACATATTCATGAACTCCATGGCGGCGGGCTTTTCCAAAAAATCCGATGCTACCATGTTCAAAAATGTACCCCACGTAAGGGTGTACAAGGATGATGAGATCAGCGCCCCGCTGCGGGCTGGCGCAGGCAATGGAGCACTCCCGGTGATCGTAAATCCCCGTGTGGTACCGGAAAGCCAGAAGATCATCAACCCGGACCAGGTACTGGCCCTGCTGCGCCAGCAACCGGAGGTGGTGATTGCCACACCCCAGGTAGGCGTGGATGTATTCTACAACAGCGGCCGCACACAGATAGCAGGAACCGCGTCCGGTGTGATCATTGAGGAGGCAGATAAGATGTTCAGCATTGCCGAAACCATGGTGGAAGGCAGGATGGAGGACCTGAAAAGCACGCCCAACGGCATCCTGGTGGGGGTAGGCGTAGCGCAGAAGATGAGTGTAAAAACGGGGGATAACATCACCATCACTTCTTCCCGCAATGTAACCAAGGTGATGAAAGTGGTGGGCATGTTCAAGACCAGCAATTCCAATATTGACAAAACAAAGTCTTACATCAACATCAGCACCGCCCGGCAACTGAAGCTGGAAAGCCCCAGCTACGTGAGCGACATCGATGTGAATGTGAAAGACTACGACAATGCAGCCAGGTACTCCGCACAGCTATCCTTCCTTACCGGTTACAAAGCGGAAGACTGGAAAGCGGCCAATGAAACCCTGGTGGCGGCAGCCAGGATGCGCACTATCCTGATCAATGTGATCTCCATGTCTATCCTGCTGGTGGCGGGTTTTGGCATTTACAACATCCTGAACATGACCATTAACCAGAAGATCAATGAAATAGCCATTCTCAAGGCCATGGGCTTCCAGGGCAGGGACGTGGTACGCATCTTTGTGCAGCAGGCCATGATGATTGGGCTGGGCGGCATCGTGATGGGATCCTTGTTATGCTCCCTGCTGGTGTATGCGCTGCAACATGTGTACGTGGGCGGTGATATTGGCTACTTCCCCATCCATTTTGAACCGCAGATGTATACCCGCGGTATCATCTTTGGCCTGATCATCACTTTCTTTGCCGGCTATTTTCCTGCGCGTAAAGCCTCGAACGTAGACCCGGTATCCATTTTCAGAAAATAA